CAGCAGCACAGGACCTTGGGCGCCAATGGTAGCCGGTCCGCAGCCAAAGACCAGAATGGACCTCGGAGGGGCAGATGGACACAGCAGCAAATCGGGAAACAGCGCCTGCGGAAAATCTCAGCGCCAAGGTCTATGCCGACCTGAAAATGAAGCTGATTGTCGGCCGGCTCCGCCCGGCGGAAACCCTGTCGATCCGGACCCTCGCCGAAGAATACGACGTCTCAGCCATGCCGGTGCGCGAAGCGCTGCGCCAGCTCGCCTCCGAGGACGCGCTGATCGGTGCCGCCAAGAAGGCCTACCGGGTGCCGGATCTCAACTCGGGAGAAGCGGCGAATCTATTCTTTATCCGCGCCATCCTGGAAGGCGCGGCAGCGGAAATCGCCGCCGAAAACGTGCGGGACAAGGATATCAAGGCACTGGAGAAACTGGTGCAGGACATGGAAGCTGCCTGGCAGAAGCAGGACGCGGTGCAATTCCTGCTGGTCAATTTCAGGTTCCACAGCCGCATCTACAGCCTGACCCGAAACAGTGCCCTGCAGTCGATGATCGAGTCGCTCTATGCGCGCACCGGTCCCTGGCTGGCGCATGGCATCACTGAGCTGGTGACCATCGACAGCTGGATGGGCGACCACCCCGGAATCATCCAGGCGCTGCGCGACCGCGACGCGGCGCTGGCCCGGAAACTGGTGGAACAGGACGCGCGCTGGGGCGTCGATCTCTACCGCGCCCGCAGCTGAAACGCCCGGCACCGGCCGCGAATAATTGATGCACGCAAAACTTATCTCTTGATTTTCAGCTCATCTGTGATCACAGTTTACCTGTTCCCTGGCCAGTGACCGCCAGCGCAAGGGAGGGACCGCATGAGTTTAACGGAGATTCTCTGGAAGAGGCTGGTCCTCGGCATCGGAACGCTGCTGTTTGTATCGGTGCTGGTGTTCCTCGGGACCGAGATCCTGCCCGGCGATGTGGCGCATGCAATTCTGGGGCAGGGGGCAACGCCGGAATTGCTGGAGCAGGTCCGCGAGCGCCTCGGGCTGAACGAGCCGCTGCACGTGCGTTACTGGGTGTGGCTGACGAATTTCATCACTGGCGACTTCGGCACCTCGCTGGCCAATGGTGCGGATATCAGCTCCGAGATCACCCGCCGCGGCAGCAACACCATCATTCTGGCACTCTGCACGGCCGTCATCGCGGTGCCGCTGGCAATTGCCCTGGGGCTGGCCGCGGCGGTCAAGCCGGGCGGGCTGGCCGACCGCTTGATCACCTCGACCTCGCTGGCGCTGATCTCTTTCCCGGATTTCCTGGTCGCGGTGGTGCTGGTCACCATCTTCGCCATCAAGCTGCGCTGGCTGCCGGCCATCGCCTCGATCCGGCCCAGCTATGACCTGGTGGACTGGATCCGCATCCTGATCCTGCCGGTGATGGGCCTCACCTTCACCATCCTGGCGCATATGGTGCGGATGACCCGCTCCGCCGTGCTGAACGTGCTCACCAGCCCGGCGATCGAGATGGCAATCCTCAAGGGCGTGCCGCGCCGCCGCCTGCTGCTGCGCCACGCGCTGCCCAATGCGCTGGGGCCGATCATCAATGTGGTGGCGCTGAACCTGGCCTATCTGGCCAGCGGCGTGGTGGTGATCGAGACGCTGTTCAATTTCCCCGGCCTCGGCCGCTACATGGTCGAGGCGGTCACCAACCGCGACGTGCCCATCGTGCAGACCTGCGCGATGATCTTCTGCTCCTTCTATGTCCTGCTGAACATGACTGCCGACATCCTGTCGATCATCGCCAACCCGCGCGTGAGGTACAAGAAATGACCCCCGGACCCCGGACCTGGGCAGGCGAGCTGCGCGAGGCGGTTTCCGACCTGACGCCCGGCGTCACGCTTTGTCTTCTGTTCCTGATTGCCGTCTTCGTAATCGGCGCTTTCGCCCCTTGGATCGCCCCCTACGGCGAAGGCGCGATCCTCACCAACGACAGTTTCCTGCCGCCCAGCAGCGAAATGTGGCTGGGCAGCGACTACCTCGGGCGGGATGTGCTGTCGCGGCTTGTTTACGGCGTGCGGATCACCCTGTTCCTTGCTTTGACTATCACGTTCCTGTCGTTCTTTGCAGGCGTTTTCCTCGGCTTCCTGGCTGCTGCCTTCGGCGGGCGGATTGACAGCTGGATGAGCCGGATCAACGACGCGCTGCTCAGCTTCCCGGCGCTGATGCTGGCGCTCATCGTGATCAACTCGCTGGGCTCTTCCTTTGTGGTGCTGGTTTTCACAATTGCCTTCATCGACATGACAAGGGTGTTCCGGGTCGCCCGGGCGCTGGCGGTCAACATCATGGTGATGGACTATGTCGAGGCCGCCGTGGTGCGCGGCGAGGGCAAGGGCTGGATCGTCTGGCATGAGGTTCTGCCCAACGCCCTCACCCCGCTTGCCGCCGAATTCGGCATCCGCTTCACCTATGCCATCCTGTTCATCTCGGCGCTCTCTTTCCTCGGCCTCGGCGTGCAGCCGCCGCAATCGGACCTCGGTGTCATGGTCAAGGAGAACATGCAGGCGATCCTCTGGGGCGAATACACCACGCTTTATCCGGCCTTCGGCATCGCGCTGATCGCCATTTCCATGAACGTCTTTGTCGACTGGCTGCTGCAGCGGTCCAGCGCCAAGC
Above is a window of Leisingera thetidis DNA encoding:
- a CDS encoding GntR family transcriptional regulator, producing MDTAANRETAPAENLSAKVYADLKMKLIVGRLRPAETLSIRTLAEEYDVSAMPVREALRQLASEDALIGAAKKAYRVPDLNSGEAANLFFIRAILEGAAAEIAAENVRDKDIKALEKLVQDMEAAWQKQDAVQFLLVNFRFHSRIYSLTRNSALQSMIESLYARTGPWLAHGITELVTIDSWMGDHPGIIQALRDRDAALARKLVEQDARWGVDLYRARS
- a CDS encoding ABC transporter permease is translated as MSLTEILWKRLVLGIGTLLFVSVLVFLGTEILPGDVAHAILGQGATPELLEQVRERLGLNEPLHVRYWVWLTNFITGDFGTSLANGADISSEITRRGSNTIILALCTAVIAVPLAIALGLAAAVKPGGLADRLITSTSLALISFPDFLVAVVLVTIFAIKLRWLPAIASIRPSYDLVDWIRILILPVMGLTFTILAHMVRMTRSAVLNVLTSPAIEMAILKGVPRRRLLLRHALPNALGPIINVVALNLAYLASGVVVIETLFNFPGLGRYMVEAVTNRDVPIVQTCAMIFCSFYVLLNMTADILSIIANPRVRYKK
- a CDS encoding ABC transporter permease, which encodes MTPGPRTWAGELREAVSDLTPGVTLCLLFLIAVFVIGAFAPWIAPYGEGAILTNDSFLPPSSEMWLGSDYLGRDVLSRLVYGVRITLFLALTITFLSFFAGVFLGFLAAAFGGRIDSWMSRINDALLSFPALMLALIVINSLGSSFVVLVFTIAFIDMTRVFRVARALAVNIMVMDYVEAAVVRGEGKGWIVWHEVLPNALTPLAAEFGIRFTYAILFISALSFLGLGVQPPQSDLGVMVKENMQAILWGEYTTLYPAFGIALIAISMNVFVDWLLQRSSAKLPDEI